In the genome of Pangasianodon hypophthalmus isolate fPanHyp1 chromosome 23, fPanHyp1.pri, whole genome shotgun sequence, one region contains:
- the LOC128317286 gene encoding intercellular adhesion molecule 2-like, protein MIEMEQYVLAGDCPIKLQPVKLAVEFGASASANCSTTINHHGMGWEASEGAVDMVDDVQFITWRVESLTHWDIEPICYINTNKQCELTLQVTVYKPPDRVSISTVGHTGPMIEGSQYELQCDVQNVAPVHLLTVNWYKGQSLVKSVESDHHSSITPVNYSNTLWISTSKDDDGVQYRCEAELKLGPEGPQSPPVVTSDPLNITVHFYLPFSFSSIQ, encoded by the exons atgattgaaatggaGCAATATGTTTTGGCAGGTGATTGTCCCATTAAACTTCAGCCTGTTAAGTTAGCTGTGGAGTTTGgggcttcagcctcagctaACTGTTCCACAACCATCAACCACCATGGCATGGGCTGGGAGGCATCGGAGGGAGCAGTAGACATGGTGGACGATGTCCAGTTCATCACCTGGAGGGTAGAGAGCCTCACACACTGGGACATAGAACCAATTTGCTACATcaacacaaacaagcagtgCGAACTCACTCTCCAAGTTACTGTTTACA AGCCTCCAGACCGGGTTTCCATCAGCACTGTGGGTCACACAGGGCCGATGATTGAAGGCAGCCAGTACGAGCTCCAGTGTGATGTTCAGAATGTTGCTCCTGTTCATCTCCTCACTGTGAACTGGTACAAAGGACAAAGTCTAGTGAAAAGTGTAGAATCTGATCACCATTCCTCCATAACCCCAGTAAACTATtctaatacactctggatcTCCACAAGCAAAGATGATGATGGAGTTCAGTACAGATGTGAGGCAGAACTGAAACTGGGACCAGAAGGACCTCAATCTCCTCCTGTAGTGACATCAGATCCTCTCAACATTACAGTGCACT tttacTTGCCATTCAGCTTTAGTTCAATTCAGTAA